One window of the Dendropsophus ebraccatus isolate aDenEbr1 chromosome 12, aDenEbr1.pat, whole genome shotgun sequence genome contains the following:
- the LOC138769367 gene encoding chemerin-like receptor 1 — protein MENSTLFPSSPNALALQLEDEEEEYVLLEDLPSELETTLRYLSIIIYSISFLLGTIGNGLVIWIAGFRMKRTVNTVWFLNLAIADFIFTFFLPLSITYTALGFDWPFGTLLCKLNSTVAFLNLFASVFLLTVISADRCVSVVRPVWAQNHRTTRLANAIALAIWLVAFCLCSPYLAFRDTIRDNEANVTHCYNNYAFSDDFDDLEVVALRSMRHQVMISVRFLFGFLLPFGLILVFYSLMALKLRRSQLSWSSRPFKVIATVVAAFFLCWFPYHILSVLEVVMHHWDNKMLKSAVLIGSPLATSLAFFNSCLNPFLYVFLGRDFKESLRRSILLAFESAFSEEHGKNTYSQGKTRSVSDQESQFT, from the coding sequence ATGGAGAATTCAACTCTTTTTCCATCCTCACCCAATGCTTTGGCACTGCAACTGGAGGACGAAGAAGAAGAGTATGTCCTTCTGGAAGATCTGCCATCAGAGCTGGAGACCACACTCCGGTACCTGTCCATTATCATTTACAGTATATCCTTCCTGCTGGGAACCATAGGTAATGGCTTGGTGATCTGGATTGCTGGATTTCGGATGAAGAGGACAGTGAACACTGTGTGGTTTCTGAATCTCGCCATTGCCGATTTTATCTTCACCTTCTTCTTACCACTGAGTATCACCTACACAGCCCTCGGATTCGATTGGCCCTTTGGGACCTTACTATGTAAACTCAACAGCACCGTGGCTTTCTTGAACTTATTTGCCAGTGTCTTCCTCCTCACTGTTATTAGTGCAGATCGTTGTGTCTCCGTCGTAAGACCAGTGTGGGCCCAAAACCATAGGACCACCAGACTAGCCAACGCCATAGCGCTAGCCATATGGCTGGTTGCCTTTTGCCTCTGTTCCCCATACTTGGCCTTCAGGGACACCATAAGAGACAATGAAGCCAATGTTACCCATTGCTATAACAATTACGCCTTTTCTGATGACTTTGATGACTTGGAGGTGGTGGCCCTCAGATCCATGAGGCACCAGGTGATGATCTCTGTCCGGTTTCTTTTTGGGTTCTTGCTCCCTTTTGGGTTAATCTTAGTTTTTTACTCCTTGATGGCCCTCAAGTTGAGGAGGAGTCAACTCTCTTGGTCCAGTCGACCATTCAAGGTGATAGCCACTGTGGTAGCTGCTTTTTTCCTTTGTTGGTTCCCCTATCACATCCTTTCAGTCTTAGAAGTTGTCATGCACCATTGGGACAACAAAATGTTAAAATCTGCAGTTCTTATAGGAAGTCCTCTAGCGACAAGCCTGGCTTTCTTCAACAGCTGCTTAAATCCTTTCTTATACGTCTTCTTGGGGAGGGACTTCAAGGAATCTTTGCGAAGGTCTATCCTTTTGGCTTTTGAAAGTGCATTTAGTGAAGAACATGGTAAAAATACCTATAGCCAGGGGAAGACAAGATCAGTGTCCGACCAAGAGTCTCAATTTACCTGA